GATAGTGCAGAATATTTAGGAAAAGTATCAGATATTACTGTAACAAAAAATGTAATTAATAATAATTCTAAGGAAACAGAACAACCAAATATTGAATTATTACGAGTTAGTGATAATTTAGTAGTCTCAGAGAATAGTATATTCGGTGGTAAAGAAGGAATTGTTATTGAGGATTCAAAGGGTAAAATAACCGTTTTAAATAACCAATTTTATAATTTATCCGGTAAGTATATATCATTCATCAAATCTAATGCAAATGGGAAAGAACCAGTTATACGTGATAGCGATGGTAATTTCAATATTGTAACGGAGAATGGGCTTTACAAAATTGTAACAAATAACTTAAGTGATAAAAACGAAAAAGAAAAAAACAAAGAGGAAAAATTTAAAACAAGTTCATATGTGCATGAAAAACAATCTAATTCAAATAATGTAATTGATAGTAACCAGAAGAAAGGAGAGTTTAACTCAAGTAAAGATAATAGACAAATTAATGACAAGATTGACAATAAACAAGATAATAAGATAGAAGAAGTGAACCATAAAATAGTTGGAGATGGCAGAGAAACTGAAAATCATATTAATAAATCTAAAGAAATAGTAGAGGTAAAACAAAAATTACCAAAGACTGGTTCGAACAAGATTATGGAACTATTCTTAACAGTGACAGGAATTGGTTTACTTTTGACACTAAAAGGGTTGAAGTATTATGGTAAAGATAAATAAAATTTGTTCGATACAAGGAAGTTCCGTAGAAAATGAGGATGCTGTAGGTTCACAAAATCAGTATTTTTGGATTATTGATGGAGCTACAGATTTATATAATTCTAAAGAGGAGATAGGTTATTCAGTCTCAGAAGTTGTACATATTTTATCAGAAAGTTTGTCGGTTAATTGTAAAGAATCAAAAACTCTTAAACAAATATTTGAAACTGCTTTACTCGAGGTTAAAGATGAAATCGGTTTAAACTCATATGAATTAACAGAGTATTATCGCTTACCAACATTTGCTTTTATATTTGCTAAACTTTCAGAAAAAAAGTTGGAGTATATGATGCTAGGTGACTGCGTCATGTTAGTAAACGAAATGGAAATAACTGATCATAGAGTAGATAACTTATTTGAAAAAGGGAAAAATGAGATAAAAGACTCAATTGGTACAAATAGTGTTTTAAATAAAAAAATTATTTTACAAAAAATCAGAAAATTATCTAATCAACCGAGTGGGTACTGGATAGGTTCGTTGGATGAGAGATTTTTAGACCATGCTATTATTAATCAAATAGATGTTACTAGTGAACAAATTGTTTTAATGAGCGATGGCTTTTATGAATTCTATCAAAATAATCAAAATAAAACTTTTGAAGAGTTAATTAAGATGAGATTTAATTCTTCTGCTATTGATCCAATCTATGGAAAGAAAGATGATGCAAGTATTCTAGTTATTGATGTTTGATATATTGTTTAAAATATTAATTGTTACTATTGAACTTTGTTAAGAAGAGGTACCTAAATGTTAAGGTTATATTTAGAAAATGAAATTATAGAATTATCAAATAATTTAGAGACCATTTGGGTATCTGTGCTTGATAAATATGAGAAGTTATTTGAATATTTATCAAATGAAGAACGAATAGAATTGATTAAAGAAGATTTAATCATAAATGAGTCAGTTCTAAATGTTGATAAAAAAGGATATGAGTTAATTTGTTTACAACATCCCGTTTCATATGACTTAAGAAGAATTATTAGTGTAATAAAAATATCAACTGACATTGAACGTATTGGGGATAGAATTGTTGAAATTTTAAAAAATCTACAGATTATTCAAAACAATGAAATTTTGAAGAAAATTATTTCAGAAATAAAAATACTTCATGAAGTTATCGGACTGCATATGAATAGGGCTATATCTTGTTATAGAGAGGAACAATCTGGATGTTTAGATATGGTTGTTATACAAAAACAGAATGAGATAGAAGAGCTTAGTATAAATATTGAAAAGAAAATCATGAATTACATATTTGAAGATGATGGGAATGTTTCTGAAGTAATTGGTGCTTTAGCTATTATTCATCACCTTGATAAAATTGCTCATACTACGCAATCAATTTATAAATGGATAATGTATAGAAAATATGGGAACATAAATTAGAAAGAAAAATATATGAAAACAATTATTGATAATTTTGTTGATAGAGTAATTGAATACGGAATGTATAATGAAATTGACAAAATATATGTGAAAAATAGAGTACTAGCGTTAATAGGTGAGGAGGGAACTGATCGCATTTCCGATGAAAATGACCTGAAACAAATAAAAGATTACTTAGTGGAAATCGCCTTAAAAAACGGTAAAATTAAAGATTTAATCGAGGAAAAGGAATGTTTAGGAGCAGAGTTAATGAATTTCATAGTTCCTTTACCGAGTCGATTAAATGATATTTTTTGGAGTTCATATGATATATCACCTCAAGAAGCAGTTGAAGAGTTTTATAAGTTAAGTAAAGATAGTGATTATATTAAAACTTCTGCTATTGCTAAGAATATTGAGTTTCGAGCATCAACTAAATACGGAGAGCTAGAGATTACGATAAATTTGTCAAAACCCGAAAAAGATCCAAAAACAATTGCTGCTGAAAAATTAGTAAAAGCAACTAATTATCCCAAATGTTTACTATGTATGGAAAATGAAGGATATCAGGGGCGAATAAATTATCCAGCACGTTCGAATCATAGAATTATTCGGTTGAAACTTGGTGACGAAGTATGGGGATTCCAGTATTCTCCCTACTCATATTTTAATGAGCATGCGATATTTTTAAATAGTCAACATGTACCAATGGCTATTACCTCTAAAACATTTGAACAATTATTGGAGATTGTTGATATTTTGCCAGGATATTTTGCTGGTTCAAATTCTGATCTTCCTATCTCAGGAGGCTCCATTCTTAGTCATAACCACTACCAGGGAGGGAAACATATTTTCCCAATGGAAAAAGCAAAATTTGAGAGTGAATTTCGTTTTAAAGACTTTGAGGATGTTAATGCTGGTATTGTAAAATGGCCAATGTCAGTAATTAGGTTACAAAGTGAAAATAAAAATCGATTGTTAGATTTAGCTAATAAAATTCTAAATAAGTGGAGGGAATATTCAGATTTAGAAGTAGACATCATTGCTATGACTGAAGATGTCCCACACCATACGGTGACTCCTATTGCTCGTAAAGTGGACGGGAGATATGAATTAGATATTGTTCTAAGAGATAATCATACTACTGAACAATACCCAGATGGTGTTTTCCATCCTCATCAAGATGTACAACATATTAAAAAGGAAAATATCGGGTTAATCGAAGTGATGGGACTTGCGATATTACCACCTCGTTTGAAACCAGAGTTAGAAGAAGTTGGAAAATATCTTTTAGGAGAGGATAACGCAATTGCGGATTATCATTTAGAATGGGCCGACCAATTGAAAGAAAAATATCCTCGCATTAATAAAGAAGAGGTTAATAGCGTAGTTCAACACGAAGTAGGACAAGTGTTTGCGAGAGTTCTGGAAGATGCAGGAGTTTATAAGAATACACCGTCTGGGCATGAAGCGTTTATGAGATTTGTTAAGTCGGTTGGAATTAATTAGGAGGAAACCCAAATGGCAATATTGGTAACAGGCGGAGCTGGTTATATTGGTAGCCATACCGTAGTAGAATTACTAAATTTAGGAAAGGAAGTCATCATTGTCGACAACCTTTCGAACTCTAGCATCTTGGTGCTAGACCGTATTGAAGCAATTACAGGAATACGTCCCGTGTTTTACGAATTAGATGTTTGTGATAAACAAGCATTGAGAAAGGTATTTGAAAAAGAATCGATTGATGCTGCAATTCATTTTGCAGGTTATAAAGCTGTCGGAGAATCCGTGCAAAAGCCTGTGATGTACTACAAAAATAATATTATGAGTACATTAGCACTTGTTGAAGTGATGTCAGAATTTAATGTTAAAAAGATTGTCTTTTCTTCAAGTGCGACTGTATATGGAATTAACAATCAGTCACCCCTAATTGAGACGATGGAAACAAGTGCGACAAATCCTTATGGGTATACGAAAGTGATGCTTGAACAAATTTTAAAAGATGTTCATGTGGCAGATTCAGAATGGAGTATTGCGTTGCTTCGTTATTTCAATCCAATTGGTGCTCATGAGTCGGGGTTGATTGGAGAAGATCCATCAGGTATTCCTAACAACTTAATGCCTTTTATTGCACAAGTAGCGGTAGGTAAGCGACCAGAGCTAAGTGTTTTTGGAGATGATTATGATACGGTAGATGGTACTGGTGTTCGCGATTATATCCATGTAGTGGATTTAGCGATAGGGCATATAAAAGCTTTAGAAAAAGTATCTGAAAAAACAGATGTTTATATTTATAACCTTGGTTCAGGAGAAGGCACAAGTGTATTACAACTTGTAAATACATTTGAAAGTGTTAATAAGGTTCCAATTCCGTATAAAATTGTACCAAGACGATCAGGAGACGTTGCGACTTGTTATGCAAATGCAGACAAAGCATATAAGGAATTAAATTGGAGGACAACAAAATCGATTGAAGACATGTGTAGAGATACATGGAATTGGCAATCAAAAAATCCCAATGGCTATAATTGATGATACTGTCTATATGAGTGCTGTATTTTGGAAAAATTACTTAACCTTTTAATGAAATGCATATTTAATGAAAGATAAATTTTTTTAAAAAAATGTTTGAAAGCGCTTGACAAAGGAAACGGTTTCATTGTATAATGTAAACAAGATGACACCGATGTCAAATATAAAAAAGAAGGTCTTTATATGAAAAACTTAACAAAAATTAAGTTCAAAGAGAATGGGGAATTTAATCATTTCCCTGGGAATACAGTTGTAGCAAATCTTTATACTAAACAAGATTTGATGGAAGTTGTTGATATTATTCAATCACGTTATAGAGAATTACCATTTATCGATAAGTTTACTTTAACTCCAAGGAATTCTATTCACATGACTGTAATTGAATTGTTGTGCCATGAAAATCGTGAAACGGAGTTTTGGAGCAGTAATCTTCCTCTAGATACACCTTTACAGGAAATACATGATTACTTTGCTAAACAACTTGAAATTTTTCCATTGTTGGATGAAGAAATTCATATGCGTGTAACTGAAATGGGAAAACAAAACATACTAGTTGAACCTGCAGATGAAGCTTCTGCAAAGAGATTAGAAGAAATTCGTACTTATGTCTCAGAAAAAGCAGGTGTTCGTTTCCCTAATCATGATAGATATCAATTCCATATTTCAATTGGGTATCTTCGGATTCCTCTAACCGAAGAGGAGGAAGAAGAGTTTACTAAAGTCAGAGCAGAATTAACTGAAATTTTATTAGAGAAGATTCCAACTATTACTGTAAACCGTATTGACTATACTGTATTTGAAGATATGAGACAATTTGTTCCATATCACGAAAAATTTAAATAAAATAATAAAAAAGGAGAACTTATCATGAAAAAAATGAAAGTTTGGTCTACTGTACTTGCAACGGGAGTTGCTCTTACTACACTTGCTGCTTGCTCTGGCGGTTCAAATTCTACGACTGCTTCTTCATCTGAAGAAAAAGCTGATAAAAGTCAAGAATTAGTAATCTATTCGAACTCAGTCTCAAATGGTCGTGGTGATTGGTTAACTGCTAAAGCAAAAGAAGCTGGTTTTAATATAAAAATGGTTGATATCCCTGGCGCTCAATTAGCAGACCGTGTTATTGCCGAGAAGAATAATGCAGTTGCAGATATGGTATTTGGAATTGGTGCTGTTGATTCAAATAAAATTAGAGATCAAAAATTACTAGTACAGTACAAGCCTAAATGGTTAGATAAAATTGATCAATCTTTATCAGATAAAGATAATTATTATAATCCTGTGATTGTTCAACCATTAGTTTTAATTGGAGCGCCTGATGTAAAAGAAATGCCTAAAGATTGGACTGAATTAGGTAGTAAATATAAAGGTAAATATTCAATTTCTGGGCTCTCAGGTGGAACAGGACGGGCAATTCTAGCAAGTATCTTAGTTCGATACCTTGATGATAAAGGTGAATTAGGTGTTTCTGAAAAAGGTTGGGAAGCAGCAAAAGAATATCTGAAAAATGCATACACTCTTCAAAAGGGAGAAAGTTCAATTGTTAAGATGTTAGACAAAGAAGATCCAATACAATATGGAATGATGTGGGGTTCTGGTGCATTAGTTGGACAAAAAGAACAAAATGTTGTTTTCAAAGTTATGACTCCTGAGATTGGTGTACCATTTGTAACTGAACAAACTATGGTTTTAAGCACTAGTAAAAAACAAGCGTTAGCTAAAGAATTTATTGATTGGTTTGGTCAAACAGAAATTCAAGTAGAATATAGTAAGAACTTTGGATCTATTCCTGCAAATAAAGATGCCCTAACAGAGTTACCTGAAGATACGAAAAAATTTGTGGATCAAGTGAAACCACAAAATATTGACTGGGAAGCTGTTGGAAAACATTTGGATGAATGGGTAGAAAAAGCTGAATTAGAATACGTACAATAAGAAATAAGAGTTAATTTTTATGTCCAAGTCTCTCTATTATTTCTAAATTTATAGAAGAAATAAAGAGAGGCTTTTGGTTTAGTAATAGAGGGAGTTAGTGAGATGATTAAATTTGATAATATTCAAATTAAATATGGTGATTTTGTTGCAATTGATAATCTAAATTTAGATATACATGAAGGGGAATTCTTTACATTTCTTGGGCCTTCAGGATGTGGTAAATCAACTACTTTGAGAGCATTGGTAGGTTTTCTAGATCCATCATCAGGAAGTATTGAAGTTAATGGAACAGATGTCACTCATTTGGAACCTGAAAAGCGTGGAATTGGTATTGTATTTCAATCTTATGCGCTATTTCCAACTATGACTGTTTTTGATAATATTGCATTTGGTTTAAAAGTTAAGAAGGTAGCTCCAGATGTTATTAAAGCTAAAGTATCAGCAGTAGCAGCAAAAATTAAGATCTCTGATCAACAGTTACAGCGTAATGTATCAGAATTATCTGGGGGTCAACAACAAAGGGTAGCATTGGCTCGTGCTCTGGTTCTTGAACCTAAAATTCTTTGTCTAGATGAACCATTGTCAAACCTTGACGCAAAATTACGTGTAGATTTGAGAAAAGAGTTGAAAAGACTTCAAAAAGAGTTAGGTATTACTACTTTATATGTTACTCATGACCAAGAGGAAGCCTTAACTTTATCTGATAGAATTGCAGTCTTTAACAATGGATACATCGAACAGGTCGGTACACCTGTAGAGATTTATCATAATTCTCAAACTGAATTTGTATGTGATTTTATTGGCGATATTAATGTTTTGACCGATGAAACAGTCCACGAAGTATTACTTAAAAATGCAAGCGTTTTCTTAGAAGATAAAAAAGGATACATTCGATTAGAGAAAGTTCGATTCAATCGTGAAACTGAACAAGATTTCATTCTAAAAGGAACAATTATTGATGTTGAGTTTTCTGGAGTTACAATTCACTATACAATAAAAGTTTCTGAAAGTCAGATTCTTAATGTAACAAGTATTGATAGTCAGGCTGCTATTAGATCTGTCGGAGAAAGTGTGGACTTATTTATCACACCATCAGACGTTCTGCAATTTTAAGGAGGTGCAGTATGCGTCATAAATTAAATTTAAAAGATTGGCTTATTCGTTTAGGGTTAATCTGGTTCTTAGTAACATTTATTATTTATCCAAACTTTGATCTAGTAGTGAATGTATTTGTAAAAGGAGGAGAATTTTCCCTTGATGCTGTACATCGTGTTCTAAAATCTCAGAGGGCACTTCAGAGTATTATGAACAGTTTTAAGTTAGCATTTTCACTCATTATTACAGTTAATGTCGTAGGTATTCTTTGTGTTCTATTTACAGAGTACTTTGATATTAAAGGTGCTAAAATTTTAAAATTAGGTTATATGACCTCTTTAATTTATGGAGGAGTGGTTTTAGCGACTGGATATAAATTTGTCTATGGTCCATATGGATTGATTACAAAATTTTTACAAAATGTTATCCCTTCTTTAGACCCTAACTGGTTTATTGGGTATGGTGCAGTCTTATTCATTATGACATTTTCAGGAACTGCTAATCATACATTGTTTTTAACAAATACAATTCGAAGCGTTGACTATCACACTATTGAGGCTGCTCGAAATATGGGAGCAAAACCATTTACTGTTTTCCGAAAAGTAGTGTTACCAACCTTAATTCCAACTCTATTTGCACTTACTATTATGGTTTTTCTTAGTGGTTTATCTGCAGTAGCAGCACCCATGATTGTTGGTGGTAAAGAATTTCAAACTATAAATCCAATGATTATTACATTTGCAGGGATGGGGAATTCTCGTGATTTAGCTGCCTTACTTGCAATTATTTTAGGTATTGCAACTACAATTTTGCTTACTATCATGAATAAGATAGAAAAAGGTGGAAATTATATTTCTATCTCTAAGACTAAAGCGCCTCTTAAAAAACAAAAAATTGCGTCTAAGCCTTGGAATATCATTGCTCACATTGTAGCATATGGATTGTTCACAGTTTTCATGCTTCCACTAATTTTTATAGTATTATACTCATTTACAGATCCAGTTGCAATTCAAACAGGTAACTTAACATTATCAAACTTTACTTTAGAAAATTATCGCTTATTCTTTAGTAATAGTGCGGCATTCTCTCCATTCTTGGTCAGCTTTATTTATTCTATTATTGCTGCGACAACAGCAACAATTCTCGCAGTTGTATTTGCTCGTGTTGTCAGAAAACATAAATCTCGTTTTGATTTCTTATTTGAATATGGTGCTCTACTTCCTTGGTTACTACCAAGTACACTTTTAGCAGTAAGTTTATTATTTACTTTTAATCAGCCACAATTTCTTGTCTTGAATCAGATTTTGGTAGGTAGTTTGGTAATTCTACTTATTGCATATATAGTTGTAAAAATCCCATTTTCTTATAGAATGGTACGTGCTATTTTATTTAGTGTTGATGATGAGATGGAAGATGCAGCAAGAAGTATGGGTGCTTCACCTTTTTATACTATGATGAAGGTTATCATTCCATTTATTTTACCGGTTGTTCTCTCTGTTATTGCTTTAAACTTTAACTCTTTATTAACTGACTTCGACTTATCTGTATTCCTTTACCATCCCCTAGCTCAACCATTAGGTATTACGATTCGATCTGCAGGTGATGAAACAGCAACATCTAATGCACAAGCTCTGGTATTTGTTTATACAATTGTATTAATGATAATTTCTGGTTCTGTTTTATACTTTACTCAGAGACCAGTTAGTAGAAAAAGGAAATAATAATGCAAGCAACAAGCTTAGGACTATCATATATCGAAATTGTATTAAGAATTGTACTTTCATTAGTTATTGGTGGTGTAATTGGTTTAGAGAGAGGAAGTAAATCTCAACCAGCAGGTATTCGTACACATAGTATTGTTTGTCTGGCTGCATGTTTAATTATGATGACTAATGAGTATGTATCTTATAAATTTGGTACAGGAGATCCTACACGCTTAGGTGCGCAGGTTATATCAGGTGTTGGTTTTCTTGGGGCTGGAACAATACTTATTACAGATAAAAAGAAAATAACTGGTTTAACAACTGCAGCCGGAATATGGGCTTCAGCTGGAATCGGTCTAGCTATTGGTGTTGGTTTTTATGAAGGAGCCATACTAGGAGCAATGTCTGTTTGGAGTGTTATAACTATGTTCCAACCTTTAAAAAAATATCTTCAAAGTCGTTCAAAGATAATCGAATTGTATATCGTTGTTAGATCTACAGAGGCATATAATCGGGTACTAGTATACTGTGCTGAGAATGGCATTAGAATGACTGATTCTAGAACTGCATTTGGAGATGTTAATTCAGAAAGAATTGAATATTTTGATGTTCCAGACAAAAAAATCGCGTCATTTATTACTCTGGAATTATCAGGTAGATTTGAGCACCTTAAACTAATGGAAGAAATTGCTAATATTGTTGGTGTGATTTATGTTGAGGAAATCAGCTAATCTAGGGATAAACAAAGGGACGGATTATTCTAGTCCTTTTGTTTTCTTTAAATAATAAGAAATATAAGGGCACATCTAAAAACTCAATTTCAATACTTTTAAACATTGATGTATCAACGTTTTCTGAGCAATAAAAATAGAAAATCGGTAGTTTTTAGAGGTGTCCATAATAATTTTTGAAGAAAAGGATCTAACTAATTTGAGAGTATATAAAGTGGATTTTGATGCAGGAAAAATAACTTATTTTGATGACTATAATCTCATACAGGTATACCACTTCCATTCATTTTATGATGTTTGTGAGATGGTGTTCGCTTGTCATTTACCATTTGAAGAAATGCTTAGAAATGTTATTGTTAAGGAGAAAGCTGTTCCCATATTAGAGTGTTATATTGAACAGATAATGAATACATTTCTAAATACAGAAAGATTTACTGAAAATGATTCCTTGGAATTTTCAGGTAGTGTATTTTCTTATCCGGTGATTTGTAATGCAGTTTACAAAATAGTACAAAACAGTGAATTGAATTGTAAAATTTATGTTACTAGTACTGAAAGTTAATGTAGATTTAGTGAAGTATTTCCTCCAGATGTAAACTAGATTAAAAGATTAGAATGTAATTTTCTTGTTAAAATAATTTAAATATTGTATAGTTATAGTGAAGGTTTATGACAGGAGTATTTTAATGGAAAAAGGGAAAAAGGTAACGATATATGATATTGCACGTTTGTCTGGTTTTTCTCCAAAGACAGTTTCACGTGTAATAAATGGAGGGAATAGAGTAAAACCTGAGACTTATAATGCCATAAAAAAAGTCATCGATGAGTTATCCTATATTCCAAATGCCTATGCTCAGAATTTAACGAAGAAAGAAACCACGAATATTTTAATATCTGTGAAGAAGATTGATTCTTTTCCTTTAATCTGGTTTCAAACACTTTTAGATAAAGTTTTACAAACTTGTAGACAATTTGGAGTAAATGCTATTGTTGAATATTTTGGAGAGGAAGATTCGATTAGTAATTCAATTATTTCAAGTATTGGTAGCCTTGTAGATGGAGTGATTGTCTTTTATGAGGGGGAGAATGATATTCGAATCCAATATTTAAAGAAAAATAATATGCCTTTCATTGTCTTTGGAGAGTCTCAAACACCTGGAGTAGTTTACGTATCTAACAATAACTTTCAAGCTACTTATGATATGATGAAAGTAGTTTTGGAAAAGAATTTTAAAGATATGTGGTTACTTATGGGAGGTGAGTCTTATGTAAATAAGGATCGAGAGAGAGGAGTGAGAACTTTTTTAAAGGATAATAATTATTCTATGGATTTGAAGGTAGTTTATGGTTTAACTACAATAGAGTCAGTTTATTCCTTTGCTGTGAATGATTTGTCTTTTGGAAATTATCCAGATATTATATTTGTTTCAGGCGATGAAAAAGTTCAGGGACTAATTCGTGCGTGTTACGAAAAAGGAATAGCGATTCCGGATAATATATCCGTTGTTGGATTTGATAATATTCCAATTTCACAGTATTACACTCCTGCTTTATCTACAATTTCTCCTAATTATGTTAAATTAGCTCAAGAAATGATTGAAGGGGTATTAGCAATTATAAAGGGGGAAAGTGTCACATCTGTTGAAGTTTCTACTAAACTTGTTAGGAGACAGAGTTTCTAGTATTGTTTAATTCTTGAAAATCCTAATGGAAAAGATGGAGTGTTCTAAAGTAAGTTCTGTTTAGCATCTATTCAGTTTCTATTGAGTTGGATCCAATTTCCAACAAGTGGGACATTTTCACGTTCGATTTACTAAAGACATTATCACATTCGAATCACACATCTTTCAAAAAAATCGTAAAAAAGTCTTGACAAAGAAAAAACAAAGTATTAAAATAAGTTCAACAAATCAGAAAAGTAACTATTTTTGATCTTCAGGGAGCCTGTGGTGATTGTGAACAGGTGGTTGAAAGTAGTGAAAGTGGGCTGATTTTAAAAATGAATTTGAAACAATGAAAATTCGGTGCGCACACCTTACAGTGCAACTTGTTGTTAGACAAGGCAGAGATGTAAAGGGATAGTCCCTTTATAATTGAGGTGGCACCGCGTTACCAACGCCCTCACACGGAATTTAATTCTGTGTGTGGGCTTTTTTCTATCCGTCGTTTTGTTTATCTTTTATTAGGGTGTTAAGTCGCTTTGATGAACTTGAGTTCTATCTGCAGCTCCTTCCTACTACTAAAAGCAAACAAAAAGGCCGGATTCATACAGAAAGAGGAAAAATTTTATGACAACTAAAGGTTATTTTGGACAATTTGGTGGTAGTTTTGTACCGGAGCCGATTCAGGCTTTGTTAGATGAGTTGGAAGTGACATTTGACAAGTATAAGGATGATCCAGAATTTTTGGCAGAATTTCGCCATTACTTAAAGGACTATTCAGGTCGCGAAACACCGCTCTATTTTGCGGAAAGTTTGACAGACCACTTAGGTGGCGCTAAGATTTATCTCAAGCGCGAAGACCTGAACCACCTTGGTTCTCACAAGCTCAACAACGTTTTAGGACAAATCCTTCTTGCCAAACGTATGGGCAAAAAACGAGTGATTGCGGAAACAGGAGCTGGTCAGCACGGTGTTGCGACAGCAGCGGCTGCAGCCAAGTTTGGGATGGCCTGTGATGTCTACATGGGAGCAGAGGATGTGGAACGTCAACGTCTCAATGTTTTCCGTATGGAGATGATGGGAGCAACTGTTCATGCAGTTGAAAC
The Streptococcus toyakuensis genome window above contains:
- a CDS encoding ABC transporter permease; its protein translation is MRHKLNLKDWLIRLGLIWFLVTFIIYPNFDLVVNVFVKGGEFSLDAVHRVLKSQRALQSIMNSFKLAFSLIITVNVVGILCVLFTEYFDIKGAKILKLGYMTSLIYGGVVLATGYKFVYGPYGLITKFLQNVIPSLDPNWFIGYGAVLFIMTFSGTANHTLFLTNTIRSVDYHTIEAARNMGAKPFTVFRKVVLPTLIPTLFALTIMVFLSGLSAVAAPMIVGGKEFQTINPMIITFAGMGNSRDLAALLAIILGIATTILLTIMNKIEKGGNYISISKTKAPLKKQKIASKPWNIIAHIVAYGLFTVFMLPLIFIVLYSFTDPVAIQTGNLTLSNFTLENYRLFFSNSAAFSPFLVSFIYSIIAATTATILAVVFARVVRKHKSRFDFLFEYGALLPWLLPSTLLAVSLLFTFNQPQFLVLNQILVGSLVILLIAYIVVKIPFSYRMVRAILFSVDDEMEDAARSMGASPFYTMMKVIIPFILPVVLSVIALNFNSLLTDFDLSVFLYHPLAQPLGITIRSAGDETATSNAQALVFVYTIVLMIISGSVLYFTQRPVSRKRK
- a CDS encoding LacI family DNA-binding transcriptional regulator; the encoded protein is MEKGKKVTIYDIARLSGFSPKTVSRVINGGNRVKPETYNAIKKVIDELSYIPNAYAQNLTKKETTNILISVKKIDSFPLIWFQTLLDKVLQTCRQFGVNAIVEYFGEEDSISNSIISSIGSLVDGVIVFYEGENDIRIQYLKKNNMPFIVFGESQTPGVVYVSNNNFQATYDMMKVVLEKNFKDMWLLMGGESYVNKDRERGVRTFLKDNNYSMDLKVVYGLTTIESVYSFAVNDLSFGNYPDIIFVSGDEKVQGLIRACYEKGIAIPDNISVVGFDNIPISQYYTPALSTISPNYVKLAQEMIEGVLAIIKGESVTSVEVSTKLVRRQSF
- a CDS encoding MgtC/SapB family protein, translating into MQATSLGLSYIEIVLRIVLSLVIGGVIGLERGSKSQPAGIRTHSIVCLAACLIMMTNEYVSYKFGTGDPTRLGAQVISGVGFLGAGTILITDKKKITGLTTAAGIWASAGIGLAIGVGFYEGAILGAMSVWSVITMFQPLKKYLQSRSKIIELYIVVRSTEAYNRVLVYCAENGIRMTDSRTAFGDVNSERIEYFDVPDKKIASFITLELSGRFEHLKLMEEIANIVGVIYVEEIS